The following are from one region of the Archangium lipolyticum genome:
- a CDS encoding diguanylate cyclase — protein sequence MERHDRRGDRALILVVEDDAGTRESLVELLAAKFDVLGASDGQSGLVLARERQPDLVLLDRFLDHEDGLTILESLQHDKATESVPVIFLTGDSDEATLERCLEMGAVDFVHKPASGRELMARIDRALRQSEQQQRLQVLAQTDALTGLANFRALSIRLDEEFKRSNRYQYPMSVVVIDLDHLKAINDGMGHDVGNRAILALASHLRTNLREVDFAARFGGDEFVALLPHQTAAEAAVFAERIRAGLRTVKVTRSDGRPAPFGLSVSVGIADHSTANPRESTESLLRAADAALYEAKREGRDRVVVYGAQEMPPPKAQRH from the coding sequence ATGGAACGGCACGACCGCCGCGGGGACAGGGCACTGATCCTGGTCGTGGAAGATGACGCGGGCACACGGGAAAGCCTGGTGGAGCTGCTCGCCGCCAAGTTCGACGTGCTGGGCGCGAGCGACGGCCAGTCGGGCCTGGTGCTCGCCCGGGAGCGCCAGCCGGATCTGGTCCTCCTGGATCGCTTCCTCGACCACGAGGACGGGTTGACCATTCTCGAGTCGCTGCAGCACGACAAGGCGACCGAGTCCGTCCCCGTCATCTTCCTCACCGGAGACTCGGACGAGGCCACGCTGGAGCGGTGCCTGGAGATGGGCGCCGTGGACTTCGTCCACAAGCCGGCGAGCGGCCGCGAGCTGATGGCCCGCATCGACCGGGCCCTGCGCCAGAGCGAGCAGCAACAGCGCCTGCAGGTGCTCGCCCAGACGGACGCGCTCACGGGCCTGGCCAACTTCCGCGCCCTGTCCATCCGGCTCGACGAGGAGTTCAAGCGCTCCAACCGCTACCAGTACCCCATGTCCGTGGTGGTCATCGACCTGGACCACCTCAAGGCCATCAACGACGGCATGGGGCATGACGTGGGCAACCGGGCAATCCTCGCCCTGGCCAGCCACCTGCGCACCAACCTGCGCGAGGTGGACTTCGCGGCCCGCTTCGGAGGCGACGAGTTCGTCGCGCTGCTGCCCCATCAGACGGCGGCCGAGGCGGCGGTCTTCGCCGAGCGGATCCGCGCCGGACTGCGCACCGTGAAGGTGACGCGAAGCGACGGGCGGCCGGCGCCCTTCGGCCTGAGCGTCAGCGTGGGGATCGCCGACCACTCGACCGCCAACCCGCGGGAGAGCACGGAGTCCCTGTTGAGGGCCGCCGATGCCGCTCTCTACGAGGCCAAGCGCGAGGGGCGCGATCGCGTGGTGGTGTACGGGGCTCAGGAGATGCCTCCCCCGAAGGCACAGCGGCACTGA
- a CDS encoding tetratricopeptide repeat protein, which translates to MYNLLIALGAGLLVTLVTKFAGFKVWQGLIPGTLVFVGTYIWLGRRIGNKLQALMTSVQKELQGQPTSQKEAQARVERSIKMLEGGLVYDKWQFLVGAEIHSQIGMLKYMSKDLDGAKAHLSKASPRNYMAKAMEGALFFQRKDFAAMKKSFEAAVTSGKKEPLMWAVYAWCLVQNKEKDEALRVLGRGVEANPSDEKLKSSLSALQNDKKLKMKPYEPMWWQFGLEPPPPQMIGGGGGRRFQFSPRR; encoded by the coding sequence ATGTACAACCTTCTCATCGCCCTGGGTGCGGGTCTGCTCGTCACCCTGGTGACCAAGTTCGCGGGCTTCAAGGTCTGGCAGGGCCTCATCCCGGGTACCCTCGTCTTCGTCGGAACCTACATCTGGCTCGGCCGCCGCATCGGCAACAAGCTCCAGGCGCTCATGACCTCCGTCCAGAAGGAACTCCAGGGGCAGCCCACCAGCCAGAAGGAAGCCCAGGCGCGTGTCGAGCGGTCCATCAAGATGCTCGAAGGTGGGCTCGTCTACGACAAGTGGCAGTTCCTCGTGGGCGCGGAGATCCACTCCCAGATTGGCATGCTGAAGTACATGTCCAAGGATCTGGACGGCGCCAAGGCGCACCTGTCCAAGGCCAGCCCGCGCAACTACATGGCCAAGGCCATGGAGGGCGCCCTCTTCTTCCAGCGCAAGGACTTCGCCGCCATGAAGAAGTCCTTCGAGGCCGCCGTCACCTCCGGCAAGAAGGAGCCCCTGATGTGGGCCGTCTACGCCTGGTGCCTCGTACAGAACAAGGAGAAGGACGAGGCCCTCAGGGTGCTGGGGCGCGGCGTGGAGGCCAACCCCTCCGACGAGAAGCTGAAGAGCAGCCTCTCGGCCCTCCAGAATGACAAGAAACTGAAGATGAAGCCCTACGAGCCCATGTGGTGGCAGTTCGGCCTCGAGCCGCCTCCGCCCCAGATGATCGGCGGTGGCGGTGGCAGGCGCTTTCAGTTCAGCCCCCGACGCTGA
- a CDS encoding response regulator yields MKVLLVEDDASLREGMVELISEQAPVREAGSVTQALGALREETFSLVVTDLRIGETGEGGRIILEAARQRLQPVAIVSAATAEEVVRVMRPHEPDAVVPKPFQIDDMLGLVERFLSLRSEVERLVGQAAPEGAWKEAAAGVQAVEEPGGRLWVRMEAGTSLPRPLHRGRSGMVVLEGSLEVDGERRERHQYLYLSAGPREVRTREGCLAVSLALRG; encoded by the coding sequence ATGAAGGTTCTGCTGGTGGAAGATGACGCCAGTCTCCGCGAGGGGATGGTCGAGCTCATCTCCGAGCAGGCCCCGGTGCGTGAAGCGGGCAGCGTGACCCAGGCGCTGGGCGCGTTGCGCGAGGAGACCTTTTCCCTGGTGGTCACGGATCTGCGCATCGGTGAGACGGGGGAGGGAGGGCGCATCATCCTGGAGGCGGCGCGTCAGCGGCTGCAGCCGGTGGCCATCGTCAGCGCGGCGACGGCCGAGGAGGTGGTGCGGGTGATGAGGCCCCACGAGCCGGACGCGGTGGTGCCCAAGCCGTTCCAGATCGACGACATGCTGGGGTTGGTGGAGCGCTTCCTCTCGCTCAGGAGCGAGGTGGAGCGGCTGGTGGGGCAGGCGGCGCCCGAGGGGGCGTGGAAGGAGGCGGCCGCCGGTGTCCAGGCGGTCGAGGAGCCGGGCGGGCGGTTGTGGGTGCGGATGGAGGCGGGGACGAGCCTGCCCCGGCCGCTGCACCGGGGCCGCTCGGGCATGGTGGTGCTGGAGGGCTCGCTCGAGGTGGACGGCGAGCGCCGGGAGCGGCACCAATATCTCTATCTGTCGGCCGGACCGCGCGAAGTGCGGACTCGCGAGGGGTGTCTGGCCGTCTCGCTGGCGCTCCGCGGGTAG
- a CDS encoding RsmB/NOP family class I SAM-dependent RNA methyltransferase: protein MSTLWPTSFLDEERLGRPSRRAATAALEAHLSVLKGEPLKLALANALKDAGSLGGQERRFTALAVREMSRHQRLLDLAARTLGHPPSKIGLLEDQTLVRYALWRRLFCGEGWARIGPEVKLPGPVRPRTIKDDLLRQVAESPLPEPPVPESVPERLATRYSFPNWLVLRLAELHPEPVLEAMLAALDEEPALHFRARPSGTRAEVLARLSEEGVAAEPVAVALDAVRIAEASHRVFETRVMKEGRLQVQDVGSQLIVEACRPLEGSLSGRTVADMCAGAGGKTLALADEVGAKGRVLAGDRSRRRLAQARERARELSLRHVSFPHPLPLEQADVVLVDAPCSGTGSLAREPDQKWKLSAKAVAEFHDTQLGLLEELAPQVRQGALVVYATCSLLPEENDAVVRDFLAKVPGFTVEPLAPLFGAERAAVLCDGPFLRALPPRVPGGGFFAARLRKG, encoded by the coding sequence TTGAGCACACTCTGGCCCACGAGCTTCCTGGATGAGGAGCGTCTGGGGCGGCCGTCGCGACGTGCGGCGACGGCGGCCCTGGAGGCGCACCTGTCGGTGTTGAAGGGCGAACCCCTGAAGCTGGCGCTGGCCAATGCGTTGAAGGACGCGGGCAGCCTGGGCGGTCAGGAGCGGCGCTTCACGGCCCTGGCGGTGCGGGAGATGTCCCGGCACCAGCGGCTGTTGGATCTGGCGGCGCGCACGTTGGGGCACCCCCCGAGCAAGATCGGCTTGTTGGAGGATCAGACGCTGGTGCGCTACGCGCTCTGGCGCCGGCTCTTCTGTGGCGAGGGCTGGGCGCGCATCGGCCCCGAGGTGAAGCTGCCCGGCCCGGTGCGTCCGCGCACCATCAAGGATGATCTGCTGCGTCAGGTGGCGGAGTCGCCGCTGCCGGAGCCGCCGGTGCCCGAGTCCGTCCCCGAGCGCCTGGCGACGCGCTACTCCTTCCCCAACTGGCTGGTGCTGCGGCTGGCCGAGCTGCACCCGGAGCCGGTGCTGGAGGCGATGCTGGCGGCGCTGGACGAGGAGCCGGCGCTGCACTTCCGCGCGAGGCCCTCGGGGACGCGGGCCGAGGTGCTGGCGCGGCTGTCCGAGGAGGGCGTGGCGGCGGAGCCGGTGGCGGTGGCGCTGGACGCGGTGCGCATCGCCGAGGCGAGCCATCGCGTCTTCGAGACGCGGGTGATGAAGGAGGGCCGGTTGCAGGTGCAGGACGTGGGCAGCCAGCTCATCGTCGAGGCGTGCCGTCCCCTGGAGGGCTCGCTGTCGGGGCGGACGGTGGCGGACATGTGCGCGGGGGCGGGCGGGAAGACGCTCGCGCTGGCGGACGAGGTGGGGGCGAAGGGGCGGGTGCTGGCGGGAGACCGCTCGCGCCGGCGGCTGGCGCAGGCCCGTGAGCGGGCGAGGGAGCTGTCGCTGCGGCACGTGTCCTTCCCGCACCCGCTGCCGCTGGAGCAGGCGGACGTGGTGCTGGTGGACGCGCCGTGCAGCGGGACGGGCTCGCTGGCGCGGGAGCCGGATCAGAAGTGGAAGCTGTCGGCGAAGGCGGTGGCGGAGTTCCACGACACGCAGCTGGGGCTGCTGGAGGAGCTGGCACCCCAGGTGAGGCAGGGAGCACTGGTGGTGTACGCCACGTGCTCGCTGCTGCCCGAGGAGAACGACGCGGTGGTGCGCGACTTCCTCGCGAAGGTGCCCGGCTTCACGGTGGAGCCCCTCGCGCCCCTCTTCGGCGCCGAGCGGGCGGCGGTGCTGTGCGATGGCCCCTTCCTGAGGGCCCTGCCTCCGCGGGTGCCCGGGGGTGGCTTCTTCGCCGCCCGGCTGCGCAAGGGGTAG
- a CDS encoding polyprenyl synthetase family protein — MLTLVAAVQDTMPTRGASGAQNPVMKERKPSPAGTPAAEQSSSPLDFVSWAKTVQYQTQVVLHQILELEDERHLDTSWNKVLEQVRSYSLRPSKRIRPGLVLVGYALGRGDTRAPSGLWRFAAATELLHTFMLIHDDVADQADTRRGGAALHKMLGEGRLGENLAIVIGDHLYGRSLEVMLGCNLPDADVATRYFLKVCRYTAAGQYMDIRLPHQPLAELSIYHALRVAYLKTALYGFTAPLVCGAMLAGSDPELINKLERFGRYVGTAYQLRDDLLGLYGQSSVVGKPTDSDLAQGKRTFPLLAAYLRATPEARQELETLCIPGPKDEMMLQRARELVEQHGGRSATERLIERSTNAAARILNTLPEAGGLKQMLRDLLQMLMIREA; from the coding sequence ATGCTGACGTTGGTTGCCGCAGTGCAGGATACGATGCCGACGCGCGGAGCCTCGGGTGCGCAGAACCCCGTCATGAAAGAGCGGAAGCCCTCACCGGCCGGGACTCCGGCGGCAGAACAGTCTTCGTCCCCCCTGGACTTCGTGTCCTGGGCGAAGACGGTGCAGTACCAGACGCAGGTGGTGCTGCATCAGATCCTCGAGCTCGAGGATGAGAGGCACCTCGACACGTCCTGGAACAAGGTGCTGGAGCAGGTGCGCAGCTACAGTCTGCGTCCCTCCAAACGCATCCGACCGGGCCTGGTGCTCGTGGGGTACGCCCTGGGGCGGGGCGACACGCGGGCTCCCTCGGGGTTGTGGCGGTTCGCGGCGGCCACGGAGCTGCTGCACACGTTCATGCTGATCCACGACGATGTGGCGGATCAGGCGGACACGCGGCGCGGGGGTGCCGCGCTCCACAAGATGCTCGGCGAGGGGCGGCTCGGCGAGAACCTGGCGATCGTGATCGGTGACCACCTCTACGGCCGTTCGCTGGAGGTGATGCTGGGCTGCAACCTGCCGGACGCGGACGTGGCCACGCGCTACTTCCTCAAGGTGTGCCGCTACACCGCGGCCGGGCAGTACATGGACATCCGGCTGCCGCACCAACCGCTGGCCGAGCTGTCCATCTACCACGCGCTGCGCGTGGCCTACCTGAAGACGGCGCTGTACGGCTTCACCGCGCCGCTCGTGTGCGGCGCCATGCTGGCCGGCTCCGATCCGGAGCTGATCAACAAGCTGGAGCGCTTTGGCCGCTACGTGGGAACCGCCTACCAGCTTCGTGACGACCTCCTCGGTCTCTACGGGCAGTCCTCCGTGGTGGGCAAGCCGACCGACTCGGACCTGGCGCAGGGCAAGCGCACCTTCCCGCTGCTGGCCGCCTACCTCCGCGCGACGCCCGAGGCCCGTCAGGAGCTGGAGACGCTGTGCATCCCCGGCCCCAAGGACGAGATGATGCTGCAGCGCGCCCGGGAGCTGGTGGAGCAGCACGGGGGCCGTTCCGCCACCGAGCGCCTCATCGAGCGCTCCACCAACGCCGCCGCGCGCATCCTCAACACCCTGCCCGAGGCCGGGGGTCTCAAGCAGATGCTGCGCGATCTGCTGCAGATGCTGATGATCCGCGAGGCCTAG
- a CDS encoding class I fructose-bisphosphate aldolase → MAYTDRVKQILSWYPSDTPGTLTNLARLLNTGTLAGTGKMVILPVDQGFEHGPARSFAPNPAGYDPDYHIQLAIETGCNAYAAPLGFLEAVAGKYLGEIPLILKLNNSDTLGKPEHPMSAVTGSVKDAVRLGCSAIGYTIYPGSGARNEQYQALRELIAEAKEYGLPTVLWAYPRGSISKEGEQAIDVISYAAQISAQLGAHVIKVKPPKDFLEQPEAKKVYETYKIPTKTMEERIRDVVKSAFNGKRIVIFSGGENKTTEALLEEIRQIAAGGGFGSIMGRNAFQRPHDESVKLLKDVMNIFKNAK, encoded by the coding sequence ATGGCTTATACCGATCGCGTCAAGCAGATCCTCTCGTGGTACCCGTCCGACACTCCGGGCACGCTGACCAACCTGGCCCGCCTGCTCAACACCGGCACCCTCGCCGGCACTGGCAAGATGGTGATCCTCCCGGTGGATCAGGGCTTCGAGCACGGCCCGGCTCGTTCCTTCGCCCCCAACCCCGCCGGATATGATCCGGACTACCACATCCAGCTGGCCATCGAGACGGGCTGCAATGCCTACGCCGCGCCCCTGGGCTTCCTGGAGGCCGTGGCCGGCAAGTACCTGGGTGAGATCCCGCTGATCCTCAAGCTCAACAACTCGGACACCCTGGGCAAGCCCGAGCACCCCATGTCCGCCGTGACGGGCTCCGTGAAGGACGCGGTGCGCCTGGGCTGCTCGGCCATCGGCTACACCATCTACCCGGGCTCCGGCGCCCGCAACGAGCAGTACCAGGCCCTGCGCGAGCTGATCGCCGAGGCCAAGGAGTACGGCCTTCCCACGGTCCTGTGGGCCTACCCGCGCGGTAGCATCTCCAAGGAAGGCGAGCAGGCCATCGACGTGATCTCCTACGCGGCGCAGATCAGCGCCCAGCTCGGCGCCCACGTCATCAAGGTCAAGCCGCCCAAGGACTTCCTGGAGCAGCCCGAGGCCAAGAAGGTCTACGAGACGTACAAGATCCCCACCAAGACCATGGAGGAGCGGATCCGCGATGTCGTGAAATCCGCCTTCAACGGAAAGCGCATCGTGATCTTCTCCGGTGGCGAGAACAAGACGACCGAGGCCCTGCTCGAGGAGATCCGTCAGATCGCCGCCGGCGGCGGTTTCGGCTCCATCATGGGCCGTAATGCCTTCCAGCGGCCGCACGATGAGTCCGTGAAGCTGCTGAAGGACGTGATGAACATTTTCAAGAACGCCAAATAA
- a CDS encoding TolC family protein, with protein sequence MNRRNPQRVMGVGLMLAATLAGAQIAPATPAPTPAPTPQAPDVAPQVGETAQEAVPEQGPPSAPGKVKAEPLTLEQLVQRARKQDARVEEARAELRRLEALLRQARWAWFPKFETTVGFGGPVPEARNDGLGGPPTTEASLEGDWRFGRMGFTAFIEANAVLPLYTFGKLRALEKAAEQGPVIGNALKERAQDEAGFQAAQAFFGYQLARSGLVQLDETSKRLEDAAKQLQKMLNEKSEQVSKMDLYKVGFFRNQLEARRAQAEQGRQLALAAIRLLAGTPPGESVEVVEVELEPEGELKPPTLEEALATAEQKRPELAGIAAGVVAREQEVFIRERMFYPDIGLAGFLTLRYTSSATPQRDPFAFDPYNQREAGVGLVARSTFDIPVKQSQLDQSRAELDKLKAQQRLLQAAIRLEVTKAHGEVVAALERARVLTQAERDARRWVTAAMAAFDLGTTGTRDLIESFTALAQSSADRAQSWHDFQVAQAELARVTGTTPREP encoded by the coding sequence GTGAACCGCAGAAATCCGCAACGTGTCATGGGAGTGGGGTTGATGCTCGCCGCCACGCTGGCGGGAGCGCAGATCGCACCGGCTACACCGGCTCCGACTCCGGCGCCCACGCCCCAGGCCCCGGACGTGGCGCCCCAGGTGGGTGAGACGGCCCAGGAGGCGGTGCCGGAGCAGGGGCCGCCCTCGGCGCCCGGGAAGGTGAAGGCGGAGCCGCTCACGCTGGAGCAGCTCGTCCAGCGCGCGCGCAAGCAGGACGCGCGGGTGGAGGAGGCCCGGGCGGAGCTGCGCCGGTTGGAGGCGCTGCTGCGCCAGGCGCGCTGGGCCTGGTTCCCCAAGTTCGAGACGACGGTGGGTTTTGGAGGCCCGGTCCCCGAGGCGCGCAACGACGGCCTGGGCGGACCGCCGACGACGGAGGCCTCGCTCGAGGGCGACTGGCGGTTCGGCCGGATGGGGTTCACCGCCTTCATCGAGGCGAACGCGGTGCTGCCGCTCTACACGTTCGGGAAGCTGCGAGCGTTGGAGAAGGCGGCGGAGCAGGGGCCCGTCATCGGCAATGCGCTGAAGGAGCGCGCGCAGGACGAGGCGGGATTCCAGGCGGCACAGGCCTTCTTCGGCTATCAGCTGGCGCGCTCGGGGCTGGTGCAGCTCGACGAGACGTCGAAGCGGCTGGAGGACGCGGCGAAACAGCTGCAGAAGATGCTGAACGAGAAGTCCGAGCAGGTGTCGAAGATGGACCTGTACAAGGTCGGCTTCTTCCGCAACCAGCTCGAGGCGCGCCGGGCCCAGGCCGAGCAGGGCCGGCAGCTCGCGCTGGCCGCCATCCGTCTGCTGGCGGGCACTCCTCCCGGGGAGTCGGTGGAGGTGGTCGAGGTGGAGCTGGAGCCGGAAGGGGAGCTGAAGCCACCGACGCTGGAGGAGGCGCTGGCGACGGCGGAGCAGAAGCGGCCGGAGCTCGCGGGCATCGCCGCGGGGGTCGTCGCGCGCGAGCAGGAGGTGTTCATCCGCGAGCGCATGTTCTATCCGGACATCGGGCTCGCGGGCTTCCTGACGCTCCGGTACACCTCGAGCGCGACGCCGCAGCGGGATCCCTTCGCCTTCGATCCGTACAACCAGCGCGAAGCGGGCGTGGGGCTGGTGGCGCGCAGCACCTTCGACATTCCGGTGAAGCAGTCGCAGCTGGACCAATCGCGAGCGGAGCTGGACAAGCTGAAGGCGCAGCAGCGGCTGCTTCAGGCGGCCATCCGCCTGGAGGTGACGAAGGCGCACGGAGAGGTGGTGGCGGCGCTGGAGCGGGCGAGGGTGCTCACCCAGGCGGAGCGGGACGCGCGGCGCTGGGTCACCGCGGCCATGGCCGCGTTCGATCTCGGCACCACCGGCACCAGGGATCTGATCGAGTCCTTCACGGCGCTCGCCCAGTCGTCGGCCGACCGGGCGCAGAGCTGGCACGACTTCCAGGTCGCCCAGGCGGAGCTGGCACGGGTCACCGGCACCACGCCCCGGGAGCCGTGA
- a CDS encoding MlaC/ttg2D family ABC transporter substrate-binding protein, translating into MFASLLAAVLLTAAPGPLDVVKSGNTDVQKVASAKGATADQLSKVVERFVDFGELSKRALGDKWDKLTAAQRKDFSSTMEGLLRASYAQKALGQGKAQVEYGKETVEGNEATVGTTVNVNRDKFPVEYKLYKTAGKGEWRIYDIVTDDVSLLETYQGQFRKLIADKGFDGLLATLKAKKAQLEKSVQ; encoded by the coding sequence ATGTTCGCCTCCCTGCTCGCAGCCGTGCTGCTCACCGCCGCCCCGGGTCCCCTCGATGTCGTGAAGTCGGGCAATACCGACGTCCAGAAGGTCGCTTCCGCCAAGGGGGCCACCGCGGATCAGCTGTCGAAGGTGGTAGAGCGCTTCGTGGATTTTGGTGAGCTGTCCAAGCGCGCGCTCGGCGACAAGTGGGACAAGCTGACGGCCGCGCAGCGCAAGGACTTCTCCAGCACCATGGAGGGCCTGCTGCGTGCCTCCTACGCCCAGAAGGCGCTCGGCCAGGGCAAGGCGCAGGTCGAGTACGGCAAGGAGACCGTCGAGGGGAACGAGGCCACCGTGGGCACCACGGTGAACGTGAACCGGGACAAGTTCCCCGTCGAGTACAAGCTCTACAAGACGGCGGGGAAGGGTGAGTGGCGCATCTACGACATCGTCACCGATGACGTGTCGCTCCTGGAGACGTACCAGGGCCAGTTCCGCAAGCTGATCGCCGACAAGGGCTTCGACGGCCTGCTGGCCACCCTGAAGGCCAAGAAGGCGCAGCTCGAGAAGTCCGTGCAGTGA
- a CDS encoding GNAT family N-acetyltransferase, which produces MAVTAETQTSESKLPPLPANVQVTPVRTSADHTAFIRFPYTIYKGDPNFVPHLEMERRDFMNPKKHPFFEFGEVEFFLARREGEVVGRIAAVNNPRYNEYQGTNVGFFGLFECVNDAGVARALFEAAAAWLRAKGFASVIGPMSYSTNGEVGMLIDGFNTPPAIMTTYNPTWYPALVEANGFTKAKDLFAWELSSSTPPPEKVARIAEKIRQREGVTVRPVNLKEFDAEVARVKTMYNQAWEKNWGFVPMTEAEFDHLARDLKQMVRPELVLVAEVKGQPVGFSLTLPDANEAIKAANGRLTTFGLPIGLAKLLLASRRIRRLRLILLGTVEGYRRRGLDAILYLDTLNKARELGYEGGEISWTLEDNHLVNRAIESMGGKRSKLYRVYEKPL; this is translated from the coding sequence ATGGCCGTCACCGCCGAGACGCAGACCTCCGAGTCGAAGTTGCCGCCCCTTCCCGCCAACGTGCAGGTGACTCCCGTCCGCACCTCGGCGGATCACACGGCCTTCATCCGCTTCCCGTACACCATCTACAAGGGCGACCCGAACTTCGTGCCGCACCTGGAGATGGAGCGCCGGGACTTCATGAACCCGAAGAAGCACCCCTTCTTCGAGTTCGGTGAGGTGGAGTTCTTCCTCGCCCGCCGCGAGGGCGAGGTGGTGGGGCGGATCGCGGCGGTGAACAACCCCCGCTACAACGAGTACCAGGGCACCAACGTCGGCTTCTTCGGCCTCTTCGAGTGCGTGAACGACGCCGGCGTGGCCCGGGCGCTGTTCGAGGCGGCGGCCGCCTGGCTGCGCGCCAAGGGCTTCGCTTCCGTGATCGGCCCGATGAGCTACTCCACCAATGGCGAGGTGGGCATGCTCATCGACGGGTTCAACACCCCGCCGGCCATCATGACGACGTACAACCCCACCTGGTACCCGGCGCTGGTCGAGGCCAACGGCTTCACCAAGGCCAAGGACCTGTTCGCGTGGGAGCTGTCCTCCTCCACCCCGCCGCCGGAGAAGGTGGCGCGCATCGCGGAGAAGATCCGCCAGCGCGAGGGCGTCACCGTGCGCCCGGTGAACCTGAAGGAGTTCGACGCCGAGGTGGCCCGGGTGAAGACGATGTACAACCAGGCCTGGGAGAAGAACTGGGGCTTCGTGCCGATGACGGAGGCCGAGTTCGATCACCTGGCGCGCGATCTGAAGCAGATGGTGCGTCCGGAGCTCGTGCTGGTGGCCGAGGTGAAGGGCCAGCCCGTGGGCTTCTCGCTCACCCTGCCGGACGCCAACGAGGCCATCAAGGCGGCCAATGGCCGGCTCACCACGTTCGGCCTGCCCATCGGTCTGGCGAAGCTGCTGCTGGCCTCGCGCCGCATCCGCCGGCTGCGCCTCATCCTGCTGGGCACCGTCGAGGGCTACCGGCGCCGCGGCCTGGACGCCATCCTCTACCTGGACACCCTGAACAAGGCGCGTGAGCTGGGCTACGAGGGCGGGGAGATCTCCTGGACGCTCGAGGACAACCACCTCGTCAACCGCGCCATCGAGTCCATGGGCGGCAAGCGCTCCAAGCTGTACCGCGTCTACGAGAAGCCGCTGTAG